In Lactuca sativa cultivar Salinas chromosome 5, Lsat_Salinas_v11, whole genome shotgun sequence, the DNA window aaccataacaagtATTGGGCTCCCAACTGATGCCAATGATGGTGGAAGCACATGAATGTCTTCAACATCTTCCCAAAGGAATGAAAACCTTGTTTTGTGTCCGAATAAATTGGCATAAAACCCGATAATTCTTGAAGATACAAAGAGTCGACCCTGAAAAAAATGAGATTAGAAAAATTATAATAAGTAATGTGTTTGATTCAGTTTTTTTTGGTGGGTCCCGGTGTACCTGAAGGGGTAATTTTCTTTTCAGAGAGCATGAGAAATCACTAATAAGAAATTCCTCTGGTGGCAAGCTAAAAAGCTTCTGGAATGTCGAATTCCTATGAGGTGACTTCACGTTTATCTGTTAAGTAGTAAACATAATTAGTAGTGATGTGCATAAAATCAATACCGAACTATTTGGTTTTTCAATTTAGAAAAAACAGAAATTCGAGGTCAATTTAGTCATTTGCTTTGAGATAAACTCCTTTGCtattatttagagtaaattacacgaatggtctctacggtttggggtaatttgtgcgcttggtccctaacttatttttttaagtcagaaggtccctactgtttgtttttattacacgcttggtccctgtcttacctaaaaatactattatttaaatagggaaaaaatgTGGTGAATGCAAGGTAAGTTGAGTTGGGTGGGGTTGGGGCAAGGGCAGAGCTACCTATAGGCAAGGATAGGCCCAGGCCCACCCTCAAAAATctcaaaaaatctttttttttttgcttatatatatatatatatatatatatatatatatatatatatatatatatatatatatatatatatatatatatatatatatatatatactagtttataacatgTGGAAACcatagttataaaattaattaaactttaatagtgagaaattcaaaattattaatcaattattctaaataaattattaattaagagatattttgttagttatataaaattataatcattaatttaaataaatatatgaaattatatcactttataatttgtattaattttattttaatttttattctagtgTTATTAAACTAATGTAATCagaatgagaaatttaaaatttaaaatttaaaattaataggttgacaagtggcatgcattaattaggaggccTAATAGGATAACACATgataaaaaaaagaataaaatatacattaattaggatgcctaataggatgacacatgtcaaaagaagattaaaactattcttttattagaatagggatatatatatatatatatatatatatatatatatatatatatatatatatatatatatatatatatatatatatatatattccaattaATTTATAAGGACCTTCCTGAAAAAAATTTCTGGCTTCGCCCctgggttgggggtgtgtttatttaaataaattaaaaaatcaatggcaaaatagtctttttaggtaagacaaggaccaagcacgtaacaaaaacaaacaggaCCTTCTgagttgaaaaaataaattagagATCTAACGcataaattaccctaaaccataggaccattcgtgtaatttactctactaTTTATTGCCAAAATGAATCATCAGGGGCGACAAATActtgaaacttagaaaaaaccTTTTTCCCTGCTTCTTTCTCGACTTTGGTCAAATACTCCTTGATTGTTTCAACTCCATTATTATTATCCAAAAAAATCCTTAAATGCAACTTCGACTGAAAAGACTGAGCAAGTTTTCCCTCGAGTGGGACCCACATGTCCGCCAATTCTTCAGACGTATgtctcaagaatctaatctccGCATGCCCAAGTGAAGTCGGTTGACCAAAAGGACCATCGAAGTCAAAAACTTCAACATCCAATAACGACGGGGGTTCTTCAGCAGCATCAAACTCGAGTATTTCTGCAAGAATTTTAGCAACTAATCGTCATCAATTTTCAAGAATCTTGATAAAACCAGTTAAAATTCTGACATCGAACAAACCATTCCATTGTGGATCGAGAGTTTGAAGCTTGACAGAACTTGTTCTTGTCTTCCCATTGCATGTCAACACTACAAAAGGATCCGAAAAACCCGAACAATCCAATGGAGCCAACTTGTTTCCCTCGATGAGTGCTACTGTAAGCACCCATCCTTCACCTTGAGCTTTGACGCCATGATCGTTTCCTGTCAACAATCAATTAGAGCATAAACATGTGCATAATCAATAAATTTTTGACGAGTGATAAAGTGAAAAGTTTACCTCTACTCAGTCTAGCTTGAACAAATCGGGAAACCATGATATAAACGCGCTCCAAGTTGAAGAAAATTACTCCACACGTAACAAATTCACCAAAACTATCAGGCAATTGAAGCCCATTAAACTCTAAACCTTGAATCCGATTCGGCTCACATAGTACAATAtgcataaaagcataaataaccATGAAAACAGTAGAAAACACGGtgaaattacaaaaataccccaCCGCCAATTCCCAATCGGATTGGTGATCATTCCGCAAAGCCTCCAGCGTTTGATCTTTGTCTAATACAGTCAACTGATTCACGGGTTTGACTCTTTGACCAAGCAATCCTGCAAATTGGTCAAAACTCTCCTTCAATCCTTGCTTAGCACCACCTTCAATCATACCTTTCATCATTGTGCTTTGATGAAAAGTAATCCCCCAAGAAATTATAATCCTTGAGGTTTCATCTCCTTCGAGGTGGGGCCCTTGTGTTATTTTATACAGTAATTCAATTCGAAAGGTACTCCCGTATGGAACATCAGGTGTATTTACTTTTACAAGAACGCAAAATTCTTTCCCATTTGCTTTAATGTAATTTTGTTCTTCTGTAACTCTGTTAGCTTTGACCAATCTTGTTGCAGCTTTTGTGTAAGTAACTGTTCGGGTCAAAGACGACATTTTATCGGATTCCCATGTCCATGGGGACTCGTGAACATCTGTTGTACCCTGTGACGTTGCTAAATCTTTCCGGAATTGTGAATCGGGAGCAAAGAGTAGATGGTTTAGATCTTTTGGAGGTATGACGTATGTTTCATCGATTAGAACACCTCCATGTAGATTTTCAGGAGTTTCCCTTCCTTCGTCTGCTGATTCCATGGTTTCCATTGATTCTTCGAAGGTTGTAGTGAAGGTGGATTCTTCTGTTGACTCACCGTTGTCGGATGAAGTTGTGGGTAAATCTGATGAATCGTATTTAATGGAGGATTCGTCATGTTTACTGAAAAGCTTCTCGAATCGGCCTGCAATGGCTTTCATCAtcttttttggtgattttgaggTGTTGGATTCGTGTGTCGGGGTTTGTCTGCCATCGTGTTCGTCGCCACTGCCATTGGTGATGATCGGTTGTAAGGAGAATTGATGAACGTTTGATATGTCGTGGCCTCTCCCATGAAGTGAAAGTGCAAGAAGAATCTTCCCTgaaattaatttcaaaattcaacACTTCGATTGTAGACGAAAAATGATTACTACATCGCATATAACAAATTAACAACATATAAAGATCATAAAATGATTTAAAGCTGGAAATCTAAGACACCCatcttaatttcaaaattaaattgtCGAAAGCTTGAGTCTTTAAGATAGAAGCTGAGTATCTCTATACATGGAGGATAGATTCTTAAGTCCTGATGTAGGAAAACAGAGAGATGAGTATAAAATACGAACCACATTCTTTCTTGATTGATTTACGGGATTTGTGAGTTTCAATAGAAAACCAAGTCGGTGGCAAATGATGACTCTCTTCAGCAGCAACGGACCACAAAGGGATCCGAACCCGACCCACCAAATCCCTAGAACCATTGTGAAAGAAACCAATAGATTCATCATCGCGATGATAAACAGATACAATGAGTTCATCATCGTCTAAAGAATGAACTCTGAATGCAAACTCTTCGTTCCAAATAGGGTTTTTTGTGTTCTTTAAAACCCTTGTTCTTGATTTGAATTTTCCAACTCTGAGTTTTACAAAAGAGTCTTGAACGACCCAATCCCTACCCTCTAATACGTACACGTAGAGCCTCATTGTGTGGCAGAAAGATTGAACTTTTTTTGGAAAATGAGATGGGTTTTGTTTGTATGAAATGGGTTTTTGATTTCTTGAAATAGGAATGAAGGATATTGACTGTGTAGTTGAGGTGGATGACgatggaggtggaggtggagatGGAGATGAAGACGGCCATTGAAAGGGGAAACGTGGAGCGAGGTAAGTAGCGACACGAGGGATGTCGAGTTTGAAGAAAGAGAAAAGAAGGAAGAGTATGGCGGTTATGTCAGGGTATCATTTGACTTGATTATCcgttttttatgtcattttttgCTTTTTACACTTTGTTGAACAAAACATTAGGAAAAAATAAGTAATAAAGAAAGTATTAGAATCATATAAAAACGGAGTTCAAACCCATAAAAATCCTCAAAAAATCGTAAATTTGTCTCATCAAATGTGTGTTCATATCAAATGTGTGTTCATGTGAAAGCTTGAAATTGAAGAGCTCAATACACTCTTTTGGAACCAAAAAAAGGATATCTAGAACAAAGAACCACTAGATTTTGGAATAAAAAGGGAAGATCTTGTTAGAAATATGGTTTAGTGGCACTTGAAAATCTGAGATTCGTTATAATCACTTTCAAATCGAaatatttgggtggtactcccaaatccTCAAATTGGATAAAGACTCAGAGAAAatcagaaagaaagaaagagaaaatAAGATGGTGTAATTTCGTAAGTATCAGAAAAATGACTAAAATTGGTTATAAACATTCCTTGTCTGAAAAACTGTCAAAACTGTCATATAACAGTTTTTCTCAACAGCCAAAACTTTTATAAATCCGGGTTTTGTATATGGATTAATGCAAAGTCAAAACCGggtcaaatattcaaaatttggatTTTTTGATGCAAAGTCAAAACCGGGTCAAACCAGctcgaccccagccaggggctctgccccttggaccccgctcccaggggcgctgcccccggacccccattCGATCAGGGGTTTCGCCTCTAAATGACAGTATACTTTGATACTTGATCAAACTTAGGTCccgtttgtttacctcttaattgaaaaattaagaggtAACCTCATAAAAATTCAGATTTGGAATGTTTGGTACCCTCTTATTTTTTACATCTGAAATTAATAATTGGCTCTTAAACTTTCAGATTTGGAGGCGCatctgaaaaataaaaaagaccCATATGCCCTAGATGTGTTGCTCTTTCTTTCTTCTCAAAATCACGCCTCCCCTGATCCTTTCTTTCTCATCGATGCATAACAACGCCTCCACTCCATCTGCGTGTTCCCTCCCCGACATCACAGTCGCTGCCGTCTTCTCCGCCAAGAGCTTCGTCGTTGACAGCTCCGATAGTTGTGCCACAGCATCTCCGGCTCCACCTCCAACGATTCTGCAATGATTTATGCAGGTAAGATCACCCTTCcaatatttttcttttgaaattgaTGTTGAATCAATACATGTTCCGAAATATGATGTTTTTTGCAACTTTTGAAATCTGATTTTCTTCTCAAACAACCTCTAAAATCAGATTTCATAGAAAACTTGTGAAATCTGAAATTAAACGGTTGCGGTTGCTGAAATATGATGTTATGaaatcttatgttaattgttgaaTATATGCTTTTCTTTAGCTATGAAATCTGATGCTATGAAATTTGTTGTTAAATGAAATGTCGGTGAAAATATGGTTTTCTTTTGCTTAAATGTTGTTGAAATATGCCTTTGTTTTGCTGAATTGTGTATTTTTTGCTGGATTGTTGCTGAAAATGTGTATTTTTTTTTGCTTAAATATGCATTTGTTTTGCCAAATTTTGCATTTGTTTAGCTGAATTGTTGTTGAAATGTGTATTTTTTGCTTAAATGTTGCTAAAATATGCAGTAGTTGGTTGAATTGGTAAAAGACATGAGAGAAAAGAAGGATATGATTAGTGGGAAGGTTGAAGgtgtagagaaaacttttctatAGGCTCGTTTATGTGAAGTTACGGTTAATGGAGCTCAAAGGGCAACGATTttgtagagaaaacttttcttcaaattaaatttgtaggattttatttggatttttagtattgattttgtggatttaaaaatatttatgtttgatttgTATTTGTGTCTGATTTTGATTTATGCTCAATTTGAATTTTATGtggtgtttatatttttttataactatAACAATTTATGAAATTGATTCGGTTATTTTGTAAACATGCGTTCGAATTCACTAAAAAATAAGACAGAAGGGTAAAATGCTCATTTTTATAATTTAGCACATCAATTCAGAGTTTCCAACCAAACAGCATGTTAAACATTCAGATCTTAAAATTttagaccctcttagaaattcagatctcttaaaaattcagctcttaaaaattcagatattGCCAAACAGTCCCTTAAACAAGTATGTACTCCACACCTtgcttacttgtttaatatttatcaacatCATTTTTAGTCACCAAAGTAATCTcgttacacttaaataacattgatgataaAAAAATTACCAACATTAATACGATATTTTTTTAAGAACTGAAACATGGATCTGTAAGAAAAAAAATGAACAGGAACACGATTTCAAAATCGTTTTATGATTTGGTTTTGAAGATTCATCTTGTTTTGTGGGTTTGTGTTTTATTATTTCATCTTCATTCACGAAACTCTTCCTAATTGTTCTTCATCTTTCGGTATATTCTTCATCTAAAAACCCTAGAACTCGAAATGTTGTGTTCAATAAACCTAAAAACCAATTTTTAGTTGATGAAACCACCATAACATGATTAGAACATGATTTTCAGTTGATAAAACGATTTCCAGATGAACTCTATTCAAGGCTAAGAATATGGGGTTCAACACATGATAAACACAAATATACAAACAAGAGCAACAAATTAGAATCGGAAAACCCTAGGCTTTTTGTGTGTTCATCTTCGTCTTCATCAGCTTTAAGTTCATTTTTCATCTATGTTTGTGCGTTTAGCTTCATGTCCCACCTTCAATTAGAAATCTGTCTTCCATTTCCCGATTTTCCCTGCCATGATCCACGACTTCAGTGACAATAACTTCACAGGTTTAATCTCATTGCTTCCTATGATATCAAGAACATAGAAGAAGATTGATTATTCATTTCTAACAGGTGGAAACAAGCTCTCGATTTTCCATCCTATGTAAGGAACATCAAAAATGCAATTGGAGGTGGAACTAAAACCCCTCAAAACAGGTTTTACCTGCTATTTCAGTTGATAATggtatgatttaaaaaaaaatacaatttaagCGTTAAGGATGCACCAATAAAGGTTAAATGATCAAATATATACAAAGTGTATAGTTTGTTGCCCTTTCAAGTCGTTATCTCATGTGTAAAATTCACTTTTCTAGTTTTCTTGTGTTCAATATTTTAAGATTCACTTTTCTAGTTTTCTCGTAGGATGATTATTCCATATgatgaaaattaaaattttactttGAATTGATTTAGATTTCATATTGAACCCTAAATTCTTATGGTTAATATGAATAATATCTAAGCTAAATATTATATGCGGACTTGTAAAAATAGATTTGTattttgaactatttaaatttgaCATTAAACTCTAAAGATAATtaactaatatatattaaatctaAGGTGAATTTGGTATACTAGATCGTCTAAATATTTAACCAGGTGTTGATTTTGATTAAGCTAACATCCTACGAATAACAATGGTGAAGCCAGAAACAACGTCAAAATTCATCAAATCAGTCTCACTCATGGACCTTATGAAAGATTTAAGGGAAATGATTTATAACTCCAACGAAGTTTTCAAACCTTTCAAAAAAACCTCAATTATGTTTTGTCTGTTTAagaaaacccaacgaacttagCATTTGTCTAAAAaagctgtaacgcccgtagatccgggctagtcaatttagaggtaataggggtcgaaaacaactttccaacaaaatattatttagaataaataatattaatcaaGTTCtataatatgtcacaaggtttccgtacatataaagagcgtcgaaatccgagttataacgaagaagttatgacccgtcgaagtttcgcgacggaaccggcacggcaccgggaagcgtaaatagtgaatttacgatagagcgagatttagccttagtgatctaagcgaaagtcgtagaatacgttaaaccaagagcgtccataaaaagaacgcccaaatct includes these proteins:
- the LOC111904821 gene encoding C2 and GRAM domain-containing protein At5g50170 — translated: MRLYVYVLEGRDWVVQDSFVKLRVGKFKSRTRVLKNTKNPIWNEEFAFRVHSLDDDELIVSVYHRDDESIGFFHNGSRDLVGRVRIPLWSVAAEESHHLPPTWFSIETHKSRKSIKKECGKILLALSLHGRGHDISNVHQFSLQPIITNGSGDEHDGRQTPTHESNTSKSPKKMMKAIAGRFEKLFSKHDESSIKYDSSDLPTTSSDNGESTEESTFTTTFEESMETMESADEGRETPENLHGGVLIDETYVIPPKDLNHLLFAPDSQFRKDLATSQGTTDVHESPWTWESDKMSSLTRTVTYTKAATRLVKANRVTEEQNYIKANGKEFCVLVKVNTPDVPYGSTFRIELLYKITQGPHLEGDETSRIIISWGITFHQSTMMKGMIEGGAKQGLKESFDQFAGLLGQRVKPVNQLTVLDKDQTLEALRNDHQSDWELAVGYFCNFTVFSTVFMVIYAFMHIVLCEPNRIQGLEFNGLQLPDSFGEFVTCGVIFFNLERVYIMVSRFVQARLSRGNDHGVKAQGEGWVLTVALIEGNKLAPLDCSGFSDPFVVLTCNGKTRTSSVKLQTLDPQWNEILEFDAAEEPPSLLDVEVFDFDGPFGQPTSLGHAEIRFLRHTSEELADMWVPLEGKLAQSFQSKLHLRIFLDNNNGVETIKEYLTKVEKEAGKKINVKSPHRNSTFQKLFSLPPEEFLISDFSCSLKRKLPLQGRLFVSSRIIGFYANLFGHKTRFSFLWEDVEDIHVLPPSLASVGSPILVMVLHKGRGVDARHGAKSQDEEGRLHFCFHSFVSFHSANRTIMALWKTRSMNSDQKADTFEDQDGHEKTGWEQHEQDEKCLYEDVTSHLVVEDEKMTKIYSKELPFSVESVMEFFKGGNLEHKVMEKLSCLNYNTTNWEPVTTDSNVFERRLCYKFNRRVSSFGGDVTCTQQKSPITTDHGKGWIVAEAMSLHDVPFGDHFYVQVKYEVRDGRPGWCTCDVYVGVVWLKSCKFEERITRNIIVKFGDRVLEMFELVEREMLLAIDGFGL